In Methylococcus geothermalis, one genomic interval encodes:
- a CDS encoding YybS family protein has protein sequence MKGRWQAVFVIAGFACLSFMIPLVGLLSSAAFGLVVLRQGPQSALTVLVPAAMAVAAFGGVVLGSVAAPLIYALLLWLPTALAAWVLRLSRRLEWALAAVVIPALVAVLAVYGLVSNPAEFWSEKLMPMVQPLLDQAPADFDADAARSGLRVAAHYATGFVSAGSALSVFMTLVLARWWQSLLYNPGGFRAEYLELRPSPAFAYVALACMGGAALFASSAVAELMWNLGLVFFMLYLMVGIAVIHALLSRRAGGKFWLAGVYLLLFVIPQVAIPVVLMGFTDVWMDWRHRRIAGA, from the coding sequence ATGAAGGGCCGGTGGCAGGCGGTGTTTGTCATCGCCGGCTTTGCCTGCCTTTCGTTCATGATACCGCTGGTCGGTCTGCTGAGTTCCGCCGCCTTCGGGCTCGTAGTGCTGCGGCAAGGCCCGCAGTCGGCGTTGACGGTTTTGGTTCCGGCGGCGATGGCCGTTGCCGCCTTCGGGGGAGTGGTGCTGGGCAGCGTGGCGGCGCCCTTGATCTATGCGCTGTTGCTCTGGCTTCCCACTGCCCTTGCGGCATGGGTGCTGCGGCTGTCCCGCCGCCTCGAGTGGGCGCTGGCCGCCGTCGTCATTCCCGCCCTGGTGGCCGTTTTGGCGGTTTATGGCCTGGTCAGCAATCCGGCGGAATTCTGGAGCGAAAAGCTCATGCCGATGGTCCAGCCGCTGCTGGATCAGGCGCCGGCCGATTTCGACGCGGACGCCGCCCGTTCGGGACTGCGTGTGGCCGCGCATTATGCGACGGGCTTCGTGAGCGCGGGCTCCGCGCTCAGCGTATTCATGACCCTGGTGTTGGCCCGATGGTGGCAGTCCTTGCTGTACAACCCCGGCGGATTCCGCGCCGAGTATCTCGAACTGCGGCCCAGCCCGGCGTTCGCGTATGTCGCTCTGGCCTGCATGGGCGGCGCGGCGTTGTTTGCGTCATCGGCGGTGGCGGAATTGATGTGGAATCTCGGGCTGGTGTTTTTCATGTTGTACCTCATGGTGGGAATCGCGGTGATCCATGCGCTGCTGTCCCGCCGCGCAGGCGGAAAGTTCTGGCTGGCGGGGGTTTATCTGCTGCTGTTCGTGATTCCCCAGGTCGCCATCCCCGTGGTGCTCATGGGGTTTACCGACGTCTGGATGGACTGGCGTCACCGGCGGATTGCGGGCGCCTGA
- the rplI gene encoding 50S ribosomal protein L9, with product MDVILLEKVPNLGSLGDKVSVRPGYGRNFLIPKGKAVAATAAKLAEFEQRRAELEKKASDELAAALARAEAISQLSVSIAQKAGEEGKLYGSVGTKDIAEAVTAAGVAVERHEVRLPHGPIRLAGDYEITLHLHSDVNATLNLKVVAE from the coding sequence ATGGATGTGATTCTTCTTGAGAAGGTGCCGAATCTCGGCAGCCTGGGTGACAAGGTTTCGGTGCGGCCGGGATATGGCCGCAATTTCTTGATTCCGAAAGGCAAGGCGGTTGCCGCGACGGCGGCGAAGCTGGCCGAGTTCGAGCAGCGCCGGGCGGAACTGGAGAAAAAGGCGTCCGACGAGCTTGCTGCTGCACTGGCCCGCGCCGAGGCGATCTCGCAGCTGAGCGTTTCCATCGCCCAGAAAGCCGGCGAGGAAGGCAAGCTGTACGGCTCGGTCGGCACCAAAGACATCGCCGAAGCGGTCACTGCGGCCGGCGTGGCGGTCGAGCGGCACGAGGTGCGGCTGCCCCACGGCCCGATCCGCCTCGCCGGAGATTACGAAATCACGCTGCACCTGCATAGCGACGTGAACGCGACGCTGAACCTGAAGGTCGTCGCGGAGTAA
- the waaA gene encoding lipid IV(A) 3-deoxy-D-manno-octulosonic acid transferase: MRSVYTSLFYASLPLVLARLFWRSRANPGYRERVAERFAFYPGPRRPVDVWIHAVSVGEAEAAFSLIATIRRHLPASILVTTTTPTGSARLRKVLGDAVEHVYLPYDLPDGVGRFLDHFSPRLAVIMETEIWPNLFAACRGRGVPLVIANARLSERSARRYGHIRGTLKNLLAGVDIAAQTEDDARRFLAVGADSSAVTVTGNLKFDTELDASTREAGEALKKRVFQERLVWLAASTHPGEERAVLEAFASVRCRHPHLKLVIAPRHPERFEEVARLVATSGYRIARQTQAGEVMPGNFDVFLLDTLGDLMRFYVASDIAFVGGSLVDIGGHNVVEPALAETAIVFGQHTRNFKQICDDLAGGEAALRVHDAEALAAAVDRLAADAGLRAELRRRALAFVERNRGASERHWRLLAPHLRELSTSH; encoded by the coding sequence GTGAGGTCCGTTTATACGAGCCTGTTTTACGCGTCCCTCCCCTTGGTGCTGGCGCGCCTGTTCTGGCGCAGCCGGGCGAATCCGGGCTATCGGGAGCGGGTAGCCGAGCGGTTTGCGTTCTATCCCGGCCCCCGGAGGCCGGTGGACGTATGGATTCATGCGGTTTCCGTGGGCGAAGCGGAAGCCGCATTTTCATTGATTGCCACCATCCGGCGGCACCTGCCGGCTTCCATCCTCGTCACCACGACCACGCCGACCGGTTCCGCGCGACTGCGCAAAGTGCTCGGCGATGCGGTCGAGCATGTTTATCTCCCCTACGACCTGCCGGATGGCGTCGGCCGTTTTCTGGACCATTTTTCGCCCCGTCTGGCCGTCATCATGGAAACGGAAATCTGGCCCAACCTGTTCGCGGCTTGCCGCGGGCGAGGCGTTCCGCTCGTGATCGCCAACGCCCGCTTGTCGGAGCGGTCGGCCCGGCGATATGGTCATATCCGCGGCACCCTGAAGAATCTTCTGGCCGGCGTCGACATCGCGGCCCAGACGGAGGACGACGCCCGCCGTTTCCTTGCAGTCGGCGCGGATTCTTCGGCCGTCACCGTGACCGGCAATCTGAAATTCGATACGGAACTGGATGCCTCGACTCGCGAGGCTGGAGAAGCCCTCAAGAAGCGCGTGTTCCAGGAGCGGCTGGTGTGGCTGGCGGCGAGCACGCATCCGGGTGAAGAAAGGGCGGTGCTGGAGGCCTTCGCGAGCGTCAGATGCCGGCATCCGCATTTGAAGCTGGTGATCGCGCCGCGCCATCCCGAGCGTTTCGAAGAGGTCGCGCGGCTGGTGGCTACGAGCGGGTACCGGATCGCCCGGCAAACCCAAGCCGGCGAGGTCATGCCTGGGAATTTCGATGTTTTCCTGCTCGATACGCTAGGAGACCTCATGCGTTTCTACGTTGCGAGCGACATCGCTTTCGTCGGCGGGAGCCTGGTTGACATCGGTGGTCACAACGTCGTGGAGCCCGCATTGGCGGAAACGGCCATTGTGTTCGGTCAACATACCCGGAATTTCAAACAGATATGCGATGATCTGGCGGGCGGCGAGGCCGCTCTTCGAGTCCACGACGCCGAGGCTTTGGCCGCCGCGGTCGATCGGCTGGCGGCGGACGCCGGCTTACGCGCCGAGCTGAGGCGGCGGGCTCTGGCCTTCGTCGAACGCAATCGGGGTGCATCGGAGCGGCATTGGCGGCTTCTTGCGCCTCATCTTCGGGAGCTTTCCACATCTCATTGA
- a CDS encoding mannose-1-phosphate guanylyltransferase/mannose-6-phosphate isomerase → MTNVTIKPVILSGGVGSRLWPHSREAYPKQFLPLLGERTLFQETADRIGGIAEARFDIRSPLVVCNEQHRFLVAEQLRQMGYEEADILLEPCGRNTAPALTIAGLHVRERHGEECILAVMPADHHIADVEGFRAGLARALGVAGRGLIGTFGIVPDRAETGYGYIRKGRALDDDGIFELEAFVEKPDAETASRYLDSGDYLWNSGLFVLRAGVWLERIGLHRPDILEHCSAAYEKSCRDGNFLRVDRSDFLRCPADSIDYAVMEKLNGSGQAVVIPIDVGWCDLGSWASLSEVKPRDDNGNVVEGDVYARDTRNSLLYADSRFLAAIGVDDLLVVDTADAVLVAHKSKAQDIKQIAEHLKSANRPEHKIHRRVHRPWGTYESIDTGQRYQVKRITVTPGSALSLQMHHHRAEHWIVVRGTARVVRGEESFLLTENQSTYIPIGVHHRLENPGTIPLEIIEVQSGSYLGEDDIVRFQDQYHRTEER, encoded by the coding sequence ATGACGAACGTCACGATCAAACCAGTCATTCTTTCCGGCGGTGTGGGTTCCAGGTTGTGGCCCCATTCCCGTGAGGCCTATCCAAAACAGTTCCTACCCTTGTTGGGCGAGCGGACTTTGTTCCAGGAAACCGCCGATCGCATCGGCGGCATCGCCGAAGCGCGCTTCGACATCCGCTCGCCCTTGGTGGTATGCAACGAACAGCATCGCTTCCTGGTGGCCGAACAGCTCAGGCAGATGGGCTACGAGGAGGCCGACATTCTGCTCGAACCGTGCGGCCGCAATACGGCCCCGGCATTGACGATCGCGGGGCTTCATGTTCGCGAGCGCCATGGGGAAGAATGCATTCTGGCAGTGATGCCGGCGGACCACCATATCGCCGACGTCGAAGGATTTCGCGCGGGCCTGGCGCGCGCGCTAGGCGTTGCCGGACGCGGGCTGATCGGGACATTCGGCATCGTACCCGACAGGGCGGAGACGGGTTACGGCTACATCCGCAAGGGCAGGGCGCTGGATGACGACGGCATCTTTGAGCTGGAGGCCTTCGTGGAAAAGCCGGATGCCGAAACGGCCTCGCGTTACCTGGACTCGGGCGATTATCTCTGGAACAGCGGACTGTTCGTCCTGCGGGCAGGTGTCTGGCTGGAACGGATAGGGCTGCATCGGCCCGACATTCTGGAGCACTGTTCAGCGGCCTACGAGAAGTCCTGCCGGGACGGCAACTTCCTCCGTGTGGACCGGAGCGATTTCCTCCGCTGCCCGGCGGATTCCATCGACTATGCCGTGATGGAAAAGCTGAATGGCTCGGGACAGGCGGTCGTCATCCCGATCGACGTGGGCTGGTGCGACCTGGGCTCATGGGCCTCGCTGTCCGAGGTCAAGCCGCGGGACGATAACGGCAATGTGGTGGAGGGCGACGTTTATGCGCGCGACACGCGGAATTCCCTGCTGTATGCCGACAGCCGGTTCCTCGCGGCCATCGGCGTGGACGACCTGCTGGTGGTGGACACCGCGGACGCGGTGCTGGTCGCCCATAAATCGAAGGCGCAGGACATCAAGCAGATCGCTGAACATCTGAAATCGGCCAACCGCCCGGAACACAAAATTCATCGTCGAGTGCACCGGCCCTGGGGGACCTACGAGTCGATCGACACGGGTCAGCGTTACCAGGTCAAGCGGATCACCGTGACGCCGGGATCGGCCCTGTCGCTGCAGATGCACCACCACCGGGCCGAACACTGGATCGTGGTGCGGGGTACGGCGCGTGTCGTCCGGGGCGAGGAATCATTCCTGCTGACCGAGAACCAGTCCACCTATATCCCGATCGGGGTTCACCATCGCCTGGAAAATCCAGGAACCATTCCATTGGAAATCATCGAGGTGCAATCAGGCAGCTATCTCGGCGAGGACGACATCGTCCGCTTCCAGGACCAATACCACCGTACCGAAGAACGCTAG
- the ychF gene encoding redox-regulated ATPase YchF has translation MALHVGIVGLPNVGKSTLFNALTKAAIAAENYPFCTIDPNVGVVPVPDPRLEVLAGIVKPERVLPTTIEFVDIAGLVAGASKGEGLGNQFLAHIRETDAIAHVVRCFENDDVVHVAGKVDPLSDIEVIGMELILADMATVEKGLQRAQKAAKSGNKDEIERVRVLDLVIKGLNAGTPVRAMPLPPEDVALLRDLHLLTAKPTMYIANVQEGGFENNPLLDQVEAFARDEGAVVVPVCAAFEAELSQLEEEDKADFLAEIGFDEPGLNRVVRAAYRLLNLFTFFTAGVKEVRAWTIPAGATAPQAAGVIHTDFEKGFIRAEVIAYEDFVACNGEQGAKDAGKWRLEGKDYVMRDGDVVHFRFNV, from the coding sequence ATGGCATTACACGTCGGCATCGTCGGCCTGCCCAACGTCGGCAAGTCCACGCTTTTCAACGCGCTCACCAAGGCCGCCATTGCGGCCGAGAACTATCCGTTCTGCACCATCGATCCCAATGTGGGCGTGGTGCCCGTCCCCGATCCGCGGCTTGAAGTGCTGGCGGGGATCGTCAAGCCAGAGCGGGTGCTGCCCACCACCATCGAGTTCGTCGACATCGCGGGTCTGGTGGCCGGCGCATCCAAAGGTGAGGGTTTGGGCAACCAGTTTCTCGCCCACATCCGCGAGACCGACGCGATCGCGCATGTCGTCCGCTGCTTCGAGAACGACGATGTGGTGCACGTCGCCGGCAAGGTCGATCCGCTGTCCGACATCGAAGTGATCGGGATGGAACTCATCCTCGCCGACATGGCGACGGTGGAGAAGGGCCTGCAGCGGGCCCAGAAGGCCGCCAAGTCCGGGAACAAGGACGAGATCGAGCGCGTTCGCGTCCTGGATCTCGTGATCAAGGGGCTGAACGCCGGGACTCCGGTGCGCGCGATGCCTTTGCCCCCGGAGGACGTGGCCTTGCTGCGGGACCTGCACCTCCTCACCGCCAAGCCGACGATGTATATCGCCAACGTTCAGGAAGGCGGCTTTGAGAACAATCCGTTGCTGGATCAGGTCGAAGCCTTCGCCCGGGATGAGGGCGCGGTGGTCGTGCCGGTATGCGCCGCCTTCGAAGCCGAGCTGTCTCAGCTCGAAGAGGAGGACAAAGCGGATTTTCTGGCGGAGATCGGTTTCGATGAACCGGGACTCAACCGGGTGGTGCGGGCCGCCTACCGCTTGCTGAACCTGTTCACTTTTTTTACCGCGGGCGTCAAGGAAGTGCGGGCGTGGACGATTCCCGCGGGAGCCACCGCTCCCCAGGCGGCCGGAGTCATTCATACGGACTTCGAAAAAGGCTTCATCCGTGCCGAAGTGATCGCCTACGAAGACTTCGTCGCCTGCAACGGCGAGCAGGGGGCCAAGGATGCCGGCAAATGGCGCCTGGAAGGCAAGGACTATGTCATGCGCGACGGCGACGTCGTGCATTTCCGCTTCAATGTTTAG
- a CDS encoding class I SAM-dependent methyltransferase — protein sequence MSTNKGFAQHPHEIFSEWYRATTPGQALKRLEFHYLSSGLKLTYNQITLQVGCPGDMPPLEGCPAGISCLVTTGPKTAHRAPAPVIAAPNEIPFGAQSIDVIYIVHVLEFSGDPYWILKECERILKPQGELHVIALNPWNPKNLPRCIPLLLKKTEISLITPSRLIAWLRSLHLETSLVAGFSLTPECCLPNSGSLLNRSRARLATAYAVRAIKRRQRLIPATPCWSSIPELIGGGCSIETAFLALDEEAPQA from the coding sequence ATGAGTACAAACAAAGGCTTTGCTCAACACCCTCATGAGATATTCTCTGAATGGTATCGAGCCACGACGCCGGGGCAGGCACTCAAGCGATTGGAATTCCATTATTTGTCGAGTGGGCTAAAGCTTACTTACAATCAGATTACATTACAAGTTGGGTGCCCAGGCGACATGCCGCCCCTTGAAGGCTGCCCGGCCGGCATCTCGTGCCTCGTCACCACCGGGCCGAAGACGGCCCACCGTGCGCCCGCGCCGGTCATTGCCGCCCCGAATGAAATCCCGTTCGGCGCCCAGAGCATCGACGTCATCTACATCGTGCACGTACTCGAGTTTTCCGGTGATCCCTATTGGATACTGAAAGAGTGTGAGCGCATTCTCAAGCCTCAGGGAGAACTTCACGTCATCGCACTCAACCCTTGGAACCCAAAGAACCTGCCACGCTGCATCCCCCTGCTTCTTAAAAAAACGGAGATCAGCCTGATCACGCCGTCTCGCCTGATTGCCTGGCTGCGAAGCCTCCATCTGGAAACCTCCCTGGTCGCCGGCTTCAGCCTGACCCCGGAATGCTGCCTCCCGAACAGCGGCTCTCTCCTGAACCGTTCCCGTGCCCGTTTAGCGACGGCTTATGCGGTTCGAGCGATCAAGCGCCGACAGCGGCTGATTCCCGCGACACCGTGCTGGTCCTCGATTCCCGAATTGATCGGTGGCGGCTGCTCAATCGAAACTGCTTTTCTTGCGCTTGACGAGGAAGCGCCACAGGCATAG
- a CDS encoding lytic transglycosylase, whose amino-acid sequence MKRFPLRPRLLVTVSLVALLLPGCASKSNNLKALTPEPRFGAASEEAAKGGRSKKEKQASPGSRYDTLWERMFSLYALPNVEHRAIDREVSWFINHPDYLKRAQRRAEPFLYTIVRQLEKQKMPGELALLPIVESAFQPHAVSPARAAGIWQFIPETGRRYGLKRSRSYDGRRDVYASTRAAIKYLKKLNNDFNGDWLLAVAAYNCGEGAVAKAIQRNEARNLPTDFWSLDLPEETKAYVPRLLAVSKVFANADKYAIDLHYIPNEAIFKPVKVSSQLDLALAADAADMSLEQMLELNPGFKHQHTDIEGSYRLFVPADKSRKFKKELARLAMGGQFDARPEASGETGKFEFGRRESSGPSADDAADQASARSERKPATTGDGSGDAYPSSRSERASAKRLNREDRWQEVEVGERNGSHVVVRLRDGTRLRDAPMREHERADQTAKGKRGRNEGPSLSNKGKHGGKADDWKVMADSARSRSEPSHDGQGGGSKEKHGLLRLSDQRHGSGINASQSIRHTVKPGETLFAISQRFGVSVADLRKWNGVKENKIEAGRNIKVSAGKD is encoded by the coding sequence ATGAAGCGATTTCCGCTCCGTCCGCGATTGCTCGTCACCGTGTCGCTGGTGGCACTGCTTCTTCCAGGCTGTGCCAGCAAGTCCAATAACCTGAAAGCATTGACTCCGGAGCCCCGGTTCGGGGCTGCTTCCGAGGAAGCAGCCAAGGGCGGCCGATCCAAGAAGGAGAAGCAGGCATCCCCAGGTTCCCGGTACGACACGTTGTGGGAACGAATGTTCTCGCTGTACGCCTTGCCCAACGTGGAACATCGCGCCATAGACCGCGAAGTGTCGTGGTTCATCAACCATCCCGATTACCTAAAGCGTGCGCAGAGGCGTGCCGAACCCTTCCTATATACCATCGTTCGGCAGCTTGAGAAACAGAAGATGCCAGGAGAGTTGGCACTGTTGCCCATTGTCGAAAGCGCGTTCCAGCCGCATGCGGTTTCTCCTGCCAGGGCTGCAGGGATCTGGCAGTTCATCCCGGAAACGGGGCGTCGCTACGGCTTGAAGCGGAGCCGTTCGTACGACGGGCGCCGCGATGTTTATGCCTCGACGCGGGCGGCAATCAAATACCTCAAAAAACTCAACAACGATTTCAACGGCGACTGGCTTCTGGCCGTGGCGGCCTACAATTGCGGCGAAGGGGCGGTCGCCAAGGCGATACAACGAAACGAAGCGCGGAATTTGCCGACCGACTTCTGGTCGCTGGATTTGCCGGAGGAGACGAAGGCCTACGTGCCCCGGTTGCTGGCCGTCTCGAAGGTGTTCGCGAACGCGGACAAGTATGCCATCGATCTGCATTACATTCCGAACGAAGCCATTTTCAAGCCGGTGAAGGTGAGTTCACAATTGGATCTTGCGCTGGCGGCGGATGCCGCCGACATGAGTCTGGAGCAGATGCTCGAATTGAATCCCGGCTTCAAGCATCAGCATACCGATATCGAAGGTTCCTATCGTCTTTTCGTGCCTGCGGACAAGTCGCGGAAATTCAAGAAGGAGCTGGCCCGCCTGGCGATGGGGGGACAATTCGATGCCCGTCCCGAGGCATCTGGCGAGACCGGAAAGTTCGAATTCGGCCGACGCGAATCATCTGGCCCCTCTGCGGATGACGCTGCCGACCAGGCTTCTGCCCGGTCGGAGCGGAAGCCCGCGACCACCGGTGATGGGTCGGGTGATGCTTATCCGTCGAGCCGTTCGGAGCGGGCTTCGGCGAAGAGGTTGAATCGGGAGGACCGCTGGCAGGAGGTAGAGGTCGGGGAGCGGAATGGTTCACATGTCGTCGTCCGTCTCCGCGATGGGACCCGTCTCCGGGACGCTCCGATGCGGGAACATGAACGCGCAGACCAGACCGCCAAGGGAAAGCGCGGTCGCAATGAAGGCCCCAGCTTGTCCAACAAAGGAAAACACGGGGGGAAGGCTGACGACTGGAAAGTGATGGCAGATTCGGCTCGCTCGCGCTCTGAGCCGTCTCACGATGGGCAAGGCGGAGGAAGCAAGGAAAAACATGGTTTGCTTAGATTGTCCGACCAAAGGCATGGCAGCGGGATCAATGCGTCGCAATCCATTCGCCATACCGTCAAGCCAGGGGAAACGCTGTTTGCCATTTCCCAGCGGTTTGGGGTCAGCGTCGCGGATCTCCGAAAATGGAATGGGGTGAAGGAAAACAAGATCGAAGCAGGCAGGAACATCAAGGTTTCAGCCGGAAAGGATTAA
- the rsfS gene encoding ribosome silencing factor, with the protein MLEIVVAALDEGKGRDVKIIDLRGKTAIADFFVIASGTSDRHVRSLAGGVEASAKAHALHPFGLEGEDSGEWVVVDLGDVVVHVMKPPVREFYQLEKLWAETFPAAA; encoded by the coding sequence TTGCTCGAAATCGTCGTGGCCGCGTTGGATGAAGGCAAAGGGCGCGACGTCAAAATCATCGACCTGCGCGGAAAAACGGCCATCGCCGATTTCTTCGTGATCGCGAGCGGCACTTCCGACCGTCACGTCAGATCCCTGGCGGGGGGTGTCGAAGCCAGTGCCAAAGCGCATGCGCTTCATCCCTTCGGGCTAGAGGGGGAGGATTCCGGCGAATGGGTGGTGGTGGACCTCGGGGATGTCGTCGTGCATGTGATGAAGCCGCCGGTACGCGAGTTTTACCAACTCGAAAAGCTCTGGGCCGAAACCTTTCCTGCCGCCGCCTGA
- a CDS encoding YMGG-like glycine zipper-containing protein, translating to MTGHPANIRAIPVVANFPRSFAALILAAGMAGCAGMTPSQQRMTSGTLIGAGGGAVIGALAGNAAMGAGIGAAAGLAGGYLYQKYKENQAETYAEGYRQGQASTQSKKKQKKTPPQ from the coding sequence ATGACCGGCCATCCTGCGAACATTCGCGCCATCCCCGTTGTAGCCAACTTCCCCCGCAGCTTCGCGGCTTTGATTCTTGCCGCCGGAATGGCCGGATGTGCCGGGATGACGCCGAGCCAGCAGCGCATGACGTCCGGCACGCTGATCGGTGCCGGAGGCGGGGCAGTCATCGGAGCGCTGGCGGGCAATGCCGCCATGGGGGCGGGTATCGGGGCCGCAGCGGGGCTGGCCGGCGGCTATCTGTATCAGAAGTACAAAGAAAACCAGGCGGAGACCTACGCCGAAGGCTATCGGCAAGGCCAAGCCAGCACTCAATCGAAGAAAAAACAGAAGAAGACGCCGCCGCAGTAG